A genomic segment from Deltaproteobacteria bacterium encodes:
- the gatC gene encoding Asp-tRNA(Asn)/Glu-tRNA(Gln) amidotransferase subunit GatC, producing the protein MKISPEKVQGIASLARLEITPEQAPILAAQMGDILGYMDTLNELDTSNVEPMYTPVAHVSVLRPDETSKEFPREDILRNAPENNGEYFVVPRIV; encoded by the coding sequence ATGAAAATCAGCCCCGAAAAAGTCCAGGGCATCGCGTCCCTGGCCCGACTGGAAATCACCCCGGAGCAGGCCCCTATCCTGGCCGCCCAGATGGGCGATATCCTGGGGTACATGGACACACTGAACGAACTCGACACCTCGAACGTGGAACCCATGTACACCCCGGTGGCGCACGTCAGCGTGCTTCGCCCGGACGAAACGAGCAAGGAATTCCCGCGCGAGGACATCCTGCGCAACGCGCCGGAAAACAACGGCGAATATTTCGTTGTGCCGCGCATCGTCTAG